One part of the Arabidopsis thaliana chromosome 1 sequence genome encodes these proteins:
- a CDS encoding Low temperature and salt responsive protein family (Low temperature and salt responsive protein family; INVOLVED IN: response to cold, hyperosmotic salinity response; LOCATED IN: endomembrane system, integral to membrane; EXPRESSED IN: 7 plant structures; EXPRESSED DURING: L mature pollen stage, 4 anthesis, petal differentiation and expansion stage; CONTAINS InterPro DOMAIN/s: Uncharacterised protein family UPF0057 (InterPro:IPR000612); BEST Arabidopsis thaliana protein match is: Low temperature and salt responsive protein family (TAIR:AT2G38905.1); Has 1255 Blast hits to 1255 proteins in 454 species: Archae - 0; Bacteria - 648; Metazoa - 29; Fungi - 173; Plants - 377; Viruses - 0; Other Eukaryotes - 28 (source: NCBI BLink).), with amino-acid sequence MGSFLEVLCAIFIPPVGVFLRYGLGLEFWVCLLLTLFAFIPGLIYAIYVLTK; translated from the exons atgggtAGCTTCCTTGAGGTTCTTTGTGCAATCTTCATACCTCCTGTTGGTGTGTTCCTCAGATATGGCCTTGGG TTGGAGTTTTGGGTCTGTTTGCTTCTAACGTTATTCGCTTTTATCCCCGGACTGATATATGCCATCTACGTTCTCACCAAGTAG
- the MYB50 gene encoding myb domain protein 50 (myb domain protein 50 (MYB50); CONTAINS InterPro DOMAIN/s: SANT, DNA-binding (InterPro:IPR001005), Homeodomain-like (InterPro:IPR009057), Myb, DNA-binding (InterPro:IPR014778), HTH transcriptional regulator, Myb-type, DNA-binding (InterPro:IPR017930), Homeodomain-related (InterPro:IPR012287), Myb transcription factor (InterPro:IPR015495); BEST Arabidopsis thaliana protein match is: myb domain protein 61 (TAIR:AT1G09540.1); Has 8919 Blast hits to 8236 proteins in 472 species: Archae - 0; Bacteria - 0; Metazoa - 751; Fungi - 484; Plants - 5879; Viruses - 6; Other Eukaryotes - 1799 (source: NCBI BLink).), whose protein sequence is MKRHSCCYKQKLRKGLWSPEEDEKLLNYITKHGHGCWSSVPKLAGLERCGKSCRLRWINYLRPDLKRGAFSSEEQNLIVELHAVLGNRWSQIAARLPGRTDNEIKNLWNSCIKKKLMKKGIDPITHKPLSEVGKETNRSDNNNSTSFSSETNQDLFVKKTSDFAEYSAFQKEESNSVSLRNSLSSMIPTQFNIDDGSVSNAGFDTQVCVKPSIILLPPPNNTSSTVSGQDHVNVSEPNWESNSGTTSHLNNPGMEEMKWSEEYLNESLFSTQVYVKSETDFNSNIAFPWSQSQACDVFPKDLQRMAFSFGGQTL, encoded by the exons ATGAAGAGACATTCTTGTTGTTACAAACAAAAGCTGAGAAAAGGTCTTTGGtctcctgaagaagatgagaaacttCTCAATTACATTACCAAACATGGCCATGGTTGCTGGAGTTCTGTCCCTAAACTCGCAG GTCTCGAGAGATGTGGAAAGAGCTGTAGACTCAGATGGATCAATTACTTAAGACCTGATTTAAAGAGAGGAGCTTTCTCTTCAGAGGAACAGAATCTCATTGTCGAGCTTCATGCTGTTCTTGGAAACAG ATGGTCGCAAATTGCTGCGAGGCTTCCCGGGAGAACCGACAACGAGATAAAGAACTTGTGGAATTCGTGCATTaagaagaagctgatgaaGAAAGGCATTGACCCTATTACACATAAACCCCTCTCCGAGGTtggtaaagaaacaaacagaagCGACAATAACAATTCCACAAGTTTTTCCTCAGAAACTAATCAAGACTTGTTTGTCAAGAAAACGTCTGATTTTGCCGAGTATTCTGCGTTTCAGAAAGAAGAATCCAACTCTGTTTCACTCAGAAATTCGCTCTCTTCCATGATCCCAACGCAATTCAACATCGACGATGGTTCTGTCTCAAATGCGGGTTTTGATACACAAGTATGCGTGAAACCCTCgattattcttcttcctcctccaaaCAACACTTCAAGCACTGTCTCTGGACAGGATCATGTAAACGTGTCAGAGCCTAATTGGGAATCAAACAGTGGAACCACAAGCCACCTCAACAATCCCGGTATGGAAGAAATGAAATGGTCCGAGGAGTACCTAAACGAATCGTTATTCTCTACCCAAGTTTACGTGAAATCAGAGACGGATTTCAACTCCAACATTGCCTTTCCTTGGAGCCAAAGCCAAGCTTGTGACGTATTCCCCAAGGATCTTCAGAGAATGGCCTTCTCTTTTGGTGGTCAGACcctttag
- the MYB50 gene encoding myb domain protein 50: MKRHSCCYKQKLRKGLWSPEEDEKLLNYITKHGHGCWSSVPKLAGLERCGKSCRLRWINYLRPDLKRGAFSSEEQNLIVELHAVLGNRWSQIAARLPGRTDNEIKNLWNSCIKKKLMKKGIDPITHKPLSEKEESNSVSLRNSLSSMIPTQFNIDDGSVSNAGFDTQVCVKPSIILLPPPNNTSSTVSGQDHVNVSEPNWESNSGTTSHLNNPGMEEMKWSEEYLNESLFSTQVYVKSETDFNSNIAFPWSQSQACDVFPKDLQRMAFSFGGQTL, from the exons ATGAAGAGACATTCTTGTTGTTACAAACAAAAGCTGAGAAAAGGTCTTTGGtctcctgaagaagatgagaaacttCTCAATTACATTACCAAACATGGCCATGGTTGCTGGAGTTCTGTCCCTAAACTCGCAG GTCTCGAGAGATGTGGAAAGAGCTGTAGACTCAGATGGATCAATTACTTAAGACCTGATTTAAAGAGAGGAGCTTTCTCTTCAGAGGAACAGAATCTCATTGTCGAGCTTCATGCTGTTCTTGGAAACAG ATGGTCGCAAATTGCTGCGAGGCTTCCCGGGAGAACCGACAACGAGATAAAGAACTTGTGGAATTCGTGCATTaagaagaagctgatgaaGAAAGGCATTGACCCTATTACACATAAACCCCTCTCCGAG AAAGAAGAATCCAACTCTGTTTCACTCAGAAATTCGCTCTCTTCCATGATCCCAACGCAATTCAACATCGACGATGGTTCTGTCTCAAATGCGGGTTTTGATACACAAGTATGCGTGAAACCCTCgattattcttcttcctcctccaaaCAACACTTCAAGCACTGTCTCTGGACAGGATCATGTAAACGTGTCAGAGCCTAATTGGGAATCAAACAGTGGAACCACAAGCCACCTCAACAATCCCGGTATGGAAGAAATGAAATGGTCCGAGGAGTACCTAAACGAATCGTTATTCTCTACCCAAGTTTACGTGAAATCAGAGACGGATTTCAACTCCAACATTGCCTTTCCTTGGAGCCAAAGCCAAGCTTGTGACGTATTCCCCAAGGATCTTCAGAGAATGGCCTTCTCTTTTGGTGGTCAGACcctttag